A DNA window from Thalassospiraceae bacterium LMO-JJ14 contains the following coding sequences:
- a CDS encoding YihY family inner membrane protein — protein MRENSTEDEHNGGYPDDSVNILPDEAEKENVAGIEVVLNEVGAFSRFVGNRFAEDRCLRMAAGLSYTSLLAVVPLTAIAFSMLAAFPVFSGVREALQEALFANLLPQTADATQHYFNRFVQNTTTLSAVGIVALAATAVLLLGTIEADMNAIFRVVRTRAFVPRLLVFWALLTLGPMLLGASFSLSTYFFAATQWIGIDTGGESAAFFGTFLPTIMMILLLSVFYIIIPNRPVGMTAGFVGGIVAGIGFTVLRKLFGWYIITFPTYQNIYGAMSVVPIFLVWMYLSWLLVLMGAVLTASVSEWQSAGGKPLTSAVGSSMRFVIAVQILAVLFDSSRDGGGAVHRSHILRTIGGGGEAIDRILNQLRAGHYVERTAANRWILARDPETVTLFDLYHALGLGFAENAIIEGGEPWRQRLQERVNELRNSNRSVLGISLRDILEDEGATAVVREVGSER, from the coding sequence ATGCGGGAAAACTCAACCGAAGATGAGCATAACGGCGGATATCCGGACGATTCAGTGAATATCCTTCCGGACGAAGCGGAGAAGGAAAATGTCGCCGGTATAGAGGTCGTCCTGAACGAAGTCGGGGCATTTTCGAGATTCGTCGGCAATCGCTTCGCCGAAGACCGCTGTCTGCGCATGGCCGCCGGCCTGAGCTACACATCGCTCCTGGCCGTCGTTCCGCTGACGGCGATTGCATTTTCGATGCTGGCCGCTTTCCCCGTCTTTTCCGGCGTGCGCGAAGCCCTGCAGGAAGCCCTTTTCGCCAATCTCCTGCCGCAAACAGCCGATGCCACGCAGCATTATTTCAACCGCTTCGTGCAAAACACGACAACCCTGAGCGCCGTCGGGATCGTCGCTCTCGCGGCGACGGCGGTTCTGCTACTCGGCACCATCGAAGCGGACATGAACGCAATCTTTCGCGTCGTCCGAACCCGTGCGTTTGTGCCCCGACTTCTGGTGTTCTGGGCGTTACTGACGCTTGGGCCTATGCTTTTAGGGGCCAGTTTCTCTCTCTCCACCTATTTCTTTGCGGCAACTCAATGGATCGGCATCGATACAGGCGGGGAATCCGCAGCCTTTTTCGGGACATTCCTCCCGACCATCATGATGATTCTTTTGCTGTCGGTTTTTTACATCATCATCCCGAACAGACCGGTCGGCATGACGGCAGGATTCGTCGGCGGCATCGTCGCCGGTATCGGGTTCACGGTGCTCCGCAAGTTGTTCGGCTGGTACATCATCACGTTTCCGACATACCAGAATATCTACGGGGCCATGTCCGTAGTGCCGATTTTCCTGGTCTGGATGTATCTATCCTGGCTTTTGGTCCTGATGGGCGCCGTACTGACGGCGAGTGTCAGCGAATGGCAGTCTGCCGGGGGAAAACCGCTGACGTCGGCTGTCGGCTCCAGCATGCGCTTTGTCATTGCCGTGCAGATCCTCGCTGTCCTGTTCGACTCCAGCAGGGATGGTGGCGGGGCCGTTCACCGCAGTCACATCCTTAGAACAATCGGCGGCGGCGGCGAAGCCATAGATCGCATCCTCAATCAGCTCCGCGCCGGTCACTATGTTGAACGGACTGCCGCAAACCGATGGATTCTCGCCCGTGATCCCGAGACCGTGACTCTTTTCGACCTTTATCACGCTCTGGGACTGGGTTTTGCGGAAAATGCCATCATCGAAGGCGGCGAGCCCTGGCGTCAGCGACTGCAGGAACGCGTCAACGAACTCAGAAATTCCAACAGAAGCGTGCTGGGCATTTCATTGCGGGATATCCTTGAAGATGAAGGTGCTACCGCGGTCGTACGGGAGGTCGGCAGCGAACGCTGA
- the fabI gene encoding enoyl-ACP reductase FabI: MGQPAPLMQGKRGLVMGVANDRSIAWGIAKAAHEQGAELAFTFQGEALQKRVVPLAQSVGSDLVLPCDVTDAASIDAVFDTLKEKWGGIDFLVHAVAYSNKEELKGAYIDTTPENFELTMNVSCYSFTAVCQRARPLLNEGASLLTLTYYGAERVMPHYNVMGVAKAALEASVRYLAEDLGKDGIRVNSLSAGPMKTLAASGIGDFRYILKWNEYNSPLRRNVNMDDIGGAGVYLLSSLSSGVTGETHHVDCGYNIVGMKAVDAPDISVV; encoded by the coding sequence ATGGGTCAACCTGCACCTTTGATGCAAGGTAAACGCGGCTTGGTTATGGGTGTTGCGAATGATCGCTCTATCGCATGGGGGATCGCCAAGGCGGCACACGAACAGGGAGCGGAGCTGGCATTCACTTTCCAGGGCGAAGCCTTGCAAAAGCGGGTGGTGCCGCTTGCGCAATCCGTTGGTTCGGATCTGGTTTTACCCTGTGACGTCACGGATGCCGCCAGCATTGATGCCGTTTTCGATACCTTGAAAGAAAAATGGGGCGGGATCGATTTTCTGGTCCATGCGGTGGCCTATTCCAACAAGGAAGAGCTCAAGGGCGCGTATATCGATACCACGCCAGAGAATTTCGAACTGACCATGAACGTCAGCTGTTATTCGTTCACGGCGGTCTGCCAGCGTGCACGTCCGTTGCTCAACGAAGGCGCAAGCCTGCTGACGCTTACGTATTACGGGGCCGAGCGGGTGATGCCGCACTACAATGTCATGGGGGTCGCCAAGGCGGCGCTTGAGGCCAGCGTGCGCTACCTTGCCGAAGATCTCGGCAAGGACGGGATTCGCGTCAATTCACTGTCTGCCGGGCCAATGAAAACGCTGGCTGCCAGCGGGATCGGGGATTTCCGTTATATCCTGAAGTGGAACGAGTACAATTCGCCGCTGCGCCGCAACGTCAACATGGACGACATCGGCGGTGCCGGAGTTTACCTGCTGTCATCGCTGTCGAGCGGCGTGACCGGCGAAACGCACCATGTCGATTGCGGCTATAATATCGTCGGCATGAAAGCCGTCGATGCGCCCGATATCTCTGTCGTCTGA
- the aroC gene encoding chorismate synthase: MSHNTFGHLFRVTTFGESHGPALGCVVDGCPPGLELSESDIQPYLDKRRPGQSKYTTQRQEADQVKILSGTFEGRTTGTPIGLLIENTDQRSKDYGDIKDKYRPGHADYTYDAKYGFRDYRGGGRSSARETAMRVAAGAVARKILGDGIVIRGGLIRMGDKAVPDGVRDWDAVDDNPFFAPDAASAGVFADYLDGIRKQGSSVGAVIEVIASGVPAGWGAPVYAKLDSELASAMMSINAVKGVEIGAGMDAARLTGEENADEMRFVDGKPVFTSNNNGGVLGGISTGQNVVVRFSVKPTSSILSPRATIDRSGNETDIVTKGRHDPCVGIRAVPIGEAMMACVLADQFLRHRGQCG; encoded by the coding sequence ATGTCGCACAACACTTTCGGCCATCTTTTCCGGGTGACGACCTTCGGCGAAAGCCACGGCCCTGCGCTGGGCTGTGTCGTTGACGGCTGTCCGCCTGGGCTTGAGCTGAGCGAAAGCGACATCCAACCGTATCTGGACAAGCGTCGTCCCGGCCAGTCGAAATACACGACGCAGCGCCAGGAAGCCGATCAGGTCAAAATCCTGTCCGGTACGTTCGAGGGCAGGACGACCGGCACACCGATCGGTCTGCTGATCGAAAATACCGATCAGCGGTCCAAGGATTACGGCGACATCAAGGACAAGTATCGTCCCGGCCATGCCGATTATACCTATGATGCCAAATACGGCTTTCGCGATTATCGGGGCGGCGGACGCTCGTCGGCGCGCGAAACCGCGATGCGGGTCGCAGCCGGGGCCGTGGCGCGGAAGATTCTCGGCGACGGGATCGTTATACGCGGCGGACTGATCCGTATGGGCGACAAGGCCGTGCCGGACGGCGTGCGCGACTGGGATGCGGTCGACGACAATCCATTTTTCGCCCCCGACGCTGCGAGTGCCGGGGTATTTGCCGATTATCTTGATGGCATCCGCAAGCAGGGATCGTCCGTCGGCGCGGTTATCGAGGTTATAGCTTCTGGTGTGCCGGCAGGCTGGGGGGCGCCGGTTTATGCCAAGCTGGATTCCGAACTGGCGTCTGCGATGATGAGCATTAACGCGGTCAAAGGCGTCGAGATCGGCGCCGGCATGGATGCGGCCCGGCTGACGGGCGAGGAAAATGCCGACGAAATGCGGTTCGTGGACGGCAAGCCGGTGTTCACGTCAAACAATAACGGCGGCGTTCTGGGCGGTATTTCAACCGGTCAGAATGTGGTTGTCCGATTTTCCGTCAAACCGACGAGTTCGATCCTGTCGCCGCGCGCGACCATCGACAGAAGCGGCAATGAAACCGACATCGTCACCAAGGGTCGCCACGACCCTTGTGTCGGCATCCGCGCCGTACCGATTGGCGAGGCGATGATGGCCTGTGTGCTGGCCGATCAGTTCCTGCGCCATCGTGGCCAGTGCGGTTAG
- a CDS encoding SOS response-associated peptidase, whose translation MNVYDRLMCSNFELNAAPGDISSAFGLDEDPPLPNKAALRPTDLSLIIGMGNIPLLQPWGLSVDWSKQPMINARSETLSEKPTFRGLLDKRCIVPASAYFEWRKTDSGKKLKNRISVLGEPVFGMAGLTDGERFTIITCTPTPKIAHIHNRMPVILDPPTIDVWLGAQPFAEVSGILVPYEGNLLFEEEKPPPPAQADLFG comes from the coding sequence GTGAATGTTTATGATCGGCTCATGTGCTCGAACTTCGAACTCAATGCCGCGCCCGGCGACATTTCATCAGCATTCGGCCTCGACGAAGACCCGCCGTTGCCGAACAAGGCTGCGTTGCGCCCGACCGACCTGTCGCTGATCATCGGCATGGGGAACATCCCCCTTCTGCAGCCGTGGGGGCTTAGCGTTGACTGGTCGAAGCAGCCGATGATCAATGCGCGCAGCGAGACGCTCAGCGAGAAGCCGACATTTCGCGGACTGCTGGATAAACGCTGTATCGTTCCCGCCAGTGCCTATTTCGAATGGCGCAAGACGGACAGCGGCAAAAAGCTCAAGAACCGGATTTCGGTTTTGGGGGAACCCGTCTTCGGCATGGCCGGGCTGACGGATGGTGAACGTTTCACGATCATCACCTGCACGCCGACGCCGAAGATTGCGCACATCCACAATCGCATGCCGGTAATTCTCGACCCGCCCACGATCGATGTATGGCTGGGTGCACAGCCTTTCGCTGAGGTTTCCGGCATTCTTGTGCCTTATGAAGGAAATCTTCTGTTCGAAGAAGAGAAGCCGCCGCCCCCGGCGCAGGCGGATTTGTTCGGTTAA
- a CDS encoding SDR family oxidoreductase — protein MNDTHSDDEDRKTVIITGASRGIGHYTARLFLERGWNIITCSRDEAPEACKREPKWTCHIPTDLGDDASIQNFIKEAKKALGGHPLHALVNNAGMSPKTPYKERLGILNGDLDAWHDVFELNFFAPLKLSRGFASDLHKGKGAIVNVTSIAGHYIHPFAGSAYSISKTALSGLTREMANEFAELDVRVNAVAPGEIETEMVGPEYDLLIPRIPLQRMGTPADVAGTIYYLCSEDSQYVTGTEVWVTGGQHLF, from the coding sequence ATGAACGACACTCATTCAGACGACGAAGATCGCAAGACCGTTATCATCACCGGTGCCAGCCGCGGCATCGGTCATTATACGGCCCGGCTTTTTCTGGAACGCGGCTGGAACATCATCACGTGCTCGCGTGACGAAGCGCCCGAGGCCTGCAAACGCGAGCCTAAGTGGACCTGCCATATCCCGACCGACCTGGGCGATGACGCCAGCATTCAGAACTTCATCAAGGAAGCGAAAAAGGCGCTCGGCGGCCATCCGCTGCATGCGCTGGTCAACAACGCCGGCATGTCGCCCAAGACCCCGTACAAGGAACGTCTGGGCATCCTCAATGGTGATCTCGATGCGTGGCATGACGTGTTCGAGCTGAATTTCTTCGCCCCGCTGAAACTGTCACGGGGTTTCGCCAGCGATCTGCATAAGGGCAAGGGGGCGATCGTCAATGTCACATCGATTGCCGGACATTACATTCATCCGTTTGCCGGCTCGGCCTATTCCATATCGAAAACCGCGCTTTCGGGCCTGACGCGCGAAATGGCGAACGAGTTCGCGGAACTGGATGTGCGCGTCAATGCCGTGGCACCGGGCGAGATCGAAACCGAGATGGTCGGGCCTGAATACGATCTGCTGATCCCGCGCATTCCGCTGCAGCGTATGGGAACGCCGGCGGACGTCGCGGGGACGATTTATTATCTTTGTTCGGAAGACAGCCAGTACGTTACCGGTACCGAGGTTTGGGTGACCGGTGGCCAGCACCTGTTCTGA
- a CDS encoding tetratricopeptide repeat protein has product MAVHVKPVKVSKAAQDGAENAVHFYRRDIDARPRSAGSFLGAFVKHSGVSGFFCQSHDPEDFDDFVSRVAKADTQQRECRYVAPGDRKGFRDAPLLRLSGPDIGPLMWRRRTFGQRHYSIVGEIENLGAAATQAALCDLLIAPAQHWDAVVYPSKTVKQTAERLLQMQAEYLGFRMGGEHSFGGVGFVIPPGINAGMYEETAETQGLREGVRRRLGIREEDFCVLTTGNFAFYQRSHPTPLYLALEATARRTGVRIHLLQAGWFDNEKIERAYREAIREFAPAVNAIFLDGREADIRDRVWFAADAYAAFDDALNHGVDTEMLEAMAAGLPVVAADWGANRDIVANGENGYLVPTWLPLPESGGDLTLAPENEIMGADGLRADTFLAGTVSQTTVIDIRAAAETFEALAGDMGHRRKMSAAARQAALQTYDWPVVIRRHQALWSELRRVRADAAEIAPPIPGRPAIPHLDDPFSVFKAYATHAISEHARVSLSPGIERGEGVANRLKRIRSNPINDTAGHALLEPDEQDHCLSHLSEREAVEVIQLAELLPEKRRYRLPRTLGWLAKMGVVRLTPSAQPDKPGQEDAQVGVSMVDLGLTARRQGSDKAAAEYFQNALAQNPTDPLANQFMGELLAEAHHLDQAVNYFEKAVAGNPTAVDARLDLGKALFLRGDQQGGIAYLQDAVSLAPENADAHYLLGAAYRHVGAADEAVKSLERSLRLSPKRIEALVHLGYARKSAGRRAEALQAFKDALRLAPGNLLAHAGEMSLAVERDGRKLVERDSRARRVALHFNGAEQFYPLSALFRQAQSSHWPLLTSDGRDLVEFKPDVIVVGGTQTAQVRELVPNALIISAPVFLASQNRFRAAFDGADIVCAPGQIVGDAWVKLGLAEALQVRVCGHLPLDPLFRGDTLPTPRPLMDASATVLYAPGHRPQLSSAGMLGENIVDLIRGARHDVTLVIKPHPETFIRQPKWIETWARAAHEHERVFFVDDPETDLLPYLKAADVLVSDVSSVVFDYLAVDRPIILLKNPEYSADEAAYDPQGIEWRWREIGRDVARTEDLARAVDLALKTPDAGMELRTRYRDALFGETMDGATAERMVELISELST; this is encoded by the coding sequence ATGGCGGTTCATGTTAAGCCGGTGAAGGTCAGCAAGGCCGCTCAGGACGGCGCTGAAAATGCGGTGCATTTCTATCGCCGCGACATCGATGCCCGGCCACGCTCTGCCGGTTCGTTTCTGGGGGCATTCGTCAAACACAGCGGCGTATCGGGTTTTTTCTGCCAGTCGCACGACCCCGAGGATTTCGACGACTTCGTCAGCCGTGTAGCCAAGGCCGATACCCAGCAGCGCGAATGCCGTTATGTCGCGCCGGGTGACCGCAAGGGCTTTCGGGATGCCCCGTTGTTACGGCTGTCCGGACCGGATATCGGGCCCCTGATGTGGCGGCGGCGCACCTTTGGGCAGCGTCATTATTCCATTGTCGGTGAAATCGAAAACCTTGGGGCGGCGGCAACGCAGGCGGCACTGTGCGATTTGCTGATCGCACCAGCGCAACATTGGGATGCGGTGGTCTACCCGTCGAAAACGGTCAAGCAGACGGCAGAGCGCCTGTTGCAAATGCAGGCGGAGTACCTGGGTTTCAGGATGGGCGGGGAACACAGCTTCGGCGGAGTTGGTTTCGTCATTCCGCCAGGTATCAATGCCGGAATGTATGAAGAAACGGCAGAAACGCAGGGTCTGCGAGAAGGCGTGCGGCGGCGGTTGGGCATCCGCGAAGAAGACTTCTGTGTGCTGACGACGGGGAATTTCGCATTCTATCAGCGTTCCCACCCGACGCCGCTGTATCTGGCGCTTGAAGCAACGGCGCGACGCACCGGCGTGCGTATTCACCTTTTGCAGGCGGGCTGGTTCGATAATGAGAAAATCGAGCGCGCCTACCGTGAGGCGATCCGTGAATTCGCCCCGGCGGTGAATGCGATTTTTCTGGATGGGCGCGAGGCTGATATCCGTGACCGGGTATGGTTCGCAGCTGATGCCTATGCCGCCTTCGACGATGCACTGAACCATGGCGTCGATACCGAAATGCTTGAGGCGATGGCCGCCGGATTGCCGGTTGTGGCGGCGGATTGGGGCGCCAACAGGGATATCGTCGCGAATGGCGAAAACGGCTATCTGGTGCCGACCTGGCTGCCGCTACCGGAAAGCGGCGGCGATCTGACGCTGGCGCCCGAAAACGAGATCATGGGGGCGGACGGGCTAAGGGCCGATACGTTTCTTGCCGGGACCGTCAGCCAGACGACGGTCATCGACATTCGTGCGGCAGCGGAAACATTCGAAGCTTTGGCCGGAGATATGGGGCACCGCCGTAAAATGAGTGCCGCTGCGCGCCAAGCCGCGCTGCAGACCTATGACTGGCCGGTCGTCATCCGGCGACATCAGGCATTATGGTCGGAACTTCGACGGGTTCGCGCCGATGCTGCGGAAATCGCACCGCCGATCCCCGGGCGTCCGGCGATCCCGCATCTGGATGATCCATTTTCCGTATTCAAGGCATATGCGACGCATGCCATCTCGGAACATGCCCGGGTGTCTTTGTCGCCCGGCATCGAACGCGGCGAAGGTGTGGCGAACCGCCTCAAGCGTATTCGCTCCAACCCCATCAATGATACGGCGGGGCACGCCCTTCTGGAACCCGATGAGCAAGATCACTGCCTGTCCCACCTGTCGGAGCGCGAGGCGGTTGAGGTCATTCAACTCGCCGAACTGCTGCCCGAAAAGCGGCGTTACCGCTTGCCCAGAACCCTGGGCTGGTTGGCGAAGATGGGCGTGGTCCGTCTGACGCCGTCGGCGCAGCCGGATAAACCCGGCCAAGAGGATGCGCAGGTCGGTGTTTCGATGGTCGATCTCGGGCTGACGGCACGCAGACAGGGGTCGGATAAGGCGGCGGCGGAATATTTTCAGAATGCCCTGGCGCAAAATCCGACCGACCCGCTTGCCAATCAATTCATGGGCGAACTATTGGCCGAAGCGCATCATCTCGATCAGGCGGTCAATTATTTTGAAAAGGCCGTTGCCGGCAATCCAACGGCCGTCGATGCCAGGCTCGACCTCGGCAAGGCGCTGTTCCTGAGGGGTGATCAGCAGGGAGGGATCGCGTATCTGCAGGATGCCGTGTCCCTGGCGCCCGAGAATGCAGACGCGCATTACCTGCTGGGCGCGGCTTACCGGCATGTGGGTGCCGCGGATGAGGCGGTCAAATCGCTGGAGCGCAGCCTGCGCCTGAGCCCGAAGCGGATCGAGGCGTTGGTGCATCTTGGGTATGCCCGAAAAAGTGCCGGCCGGCGGGCCGAAGCTTTGCAGGCTTTTAAGGATGCCTTACGGCTGGCCCCAGGAAACCTGCTCGCGCATGCCGGTGAAATGAGCCTCGCCGTCGAACGTGACGGGCGCAAACTTGTCGAACGCGATAGCAGGGCCCGCCGGGTTGCACTTCATTTCAATGGTGCGGAACAGTTCTACCCTCTGTCCGCACTGTTCAGGCAGGCACAATCCTCACATTGGCCGCTTCTCACATCGGATGGACGCGATCTCGTCGAATTCAAACCGGATGTCATCGTGGTCGGCGGGACGCAGACGGCGCAGGTGCGCGAACTGGTTCCCAATGCGCTGATTATCTCGGCACCGGTGTTTCTTGCCTCGCAAAACCGTTTCCGGGCGGCATTCGATGGCGCGGATATTGTTTGTGCGCCGGGGCAAATTGTCGGTGATGCCTGGGTTAAGCTGGGCCTTGCCGAGGCTTTGCAGGTCAGGGTCTGCGGTCATTTGCCGCTGGACCCGTTGTTCAGAGGCGATACGCTCCCAACGCCAAGGCCCCTCATGGATGCGTCGGCAACCGTGCTATATGCGCCCGGACACCGGCCGCAGCTTTCATCGGCGGGAATGCTTGGCGAGAATATCGTCGATTTGATCCGCGGTGCACGTCATGACGTCACGCTGGTGATCAAGCCGCACCCCGAAACCTTTATCCGCCAACCCAAATGGATTGAAACGTGGGCCAGAGCGGCACATGAACACGAACGAGTCTTTTTTGTCGACGACCCGGAAACCGACCTGTTGCCATACCTCAAAGCAGCCGATGTGCTGGTGAGCGATGTATCCAGCGTGGTTTTCGATTATCTGGCCGTCGACCGCCCGATTATTCTGCTGAAAAACCCGGAATATTCCGCGGACGAGGCCGCTTACGACCCGCAAGGGATCGAATGGCGTTGGCGCGAAATCGGCCGGGACGTCGCCCGAACAGAGGATCTGGCCCGTGCCGTCGATCTTGCCCTTAAAACCCCCGATGCGGGTATGGAATTGCGCACACGCTATCGTGACGCCCTGTTCGGCGAGACCATGGACGGGGCAACGGCCGAACGGATGGTTGAGTTGATATCAGAGTTATCCACTTAA